A region from the Bradyrhizobium erythrophlei genome encodes:
- a CDS encoding hydroxymethylglutaryl-CoA lyase: MSDSVRIVEVGPRDGLQNEKTPIGVADRIAFIEQLIAAGLHTVEVGAFVSPKAIPQMVNSDQVLRGVDHHPDSEFHVLVPNEKGYEAARAAGAKVIAVFASASEGFSRANINCSVAESIERFKPVVERARADGVNVRGYISCVLGCPFDGEVKPSAVVNVADMLWELGCYEISLGDTIGVGTPLKAKALLRAVAGTVPIAGLAMHFHDTYGQALANLYAGMEEGVRVIDSAAGGLGGCPYAPGATGNVATEDVVYMLEGMGIATGVDMAKLVAATNAVSKLIGRAPVSRVATALNAKRRVAN; encoded by the coding sequence ATGAGCGATTCCGTGCGCATCGTCGAGGTCGGCCCGCGCGACGGCCTGCAGAACGAAAAGACGCCGATCGGCGTCGCCGACCGCATTGCCTTCATCGAGCAGCTCATCGCCGCGGGACTCCACACCGTCGAGGTCGGTGCCTTCGTGTCGCCGAAGGCGATCCCGCAGATGGTGAATTCGGACCAGGTGCTGCGCGGTGTCGATCATCACCCCGACAGCGAATTCCACGTCCTCGTTCCCAACGAAAAGGGCTATGAGGCCGCGCGCGCCGCCGGCGCCAAAGTGATCGCGGTGTTCGCGTCGGCGTCCGAGGGATTTTCGCGCGCCAATATCAACTGCTCGGTTGCCGAATCCATCGAGCGGTTCAAGCCGGTCGTCGAGCGCGCCAGGGCCGACGGCGTCAACGTGCGCGGCTATATCTCCTGCGTGCTCGGCTGCCCCTTCGACGGCGAGGTGAAGCCGTCCGCTGTCGTGAATGTTGCGGACATGCTGTGGGAGCTCGGCTGCTACGAAATTTCGCTCGGCGACACCATCGGCGTCGGCACGCCGCTGAAAGCCAAGGCGCTGTTGCGCGCGGTGGCCGGCACCGTGCCGATCGCTGGTTTGGCGATGCATTTCCACGATACCTACGGCCAGGCGCTGGCCAATCTCTATGCCGGCATGGAGGAGGGCGTCCGCGTGATCGATTCCGCCGCCGGCGGTCTCGGCGGCTGCCCCTACGCGCCCGGCGCCACCGGCAATGTCGCGACCGAGGACGTCGTCTACATGCTCGAGGGCATGGGCATCGCGACCGGGGTCGACATGGCAAAACTGGTGGCGGCGACCAACGCGGTGAGCAAGTTAATCGGGCGCGCGCCGGTGAGCCGTGTGGCAACCGCGTTGAACGCGAAGAGGCGAGTGGCGAACTAA